The proteins below come from a single Mya arenaria isolate MELC-2E11 chromosome 8, ASM2691426v1 genomic window:
- the LOC128244162 gene encoding zinc finger MYM-type protein 1-like encodes MFKRMFETATATACPEATGTAPSEHANSMDLDLSATESDSTKPGQAQPVKSTHSGPSYPDIATAASGELEAKWKWSILKDTWTDCHMFNFPSRSIHGKMRKLSSSWLTDHPWLRYSISTDALFCAPCFVFGRKDAKEKTFISTPVKDWSNLAKYVKRHELAESNHHNVTAMAEHFLDIQSGKMEPITSSVSDSHRRLVEQNRHILRKIIEVIVLCGKQNIAIRGNTEERSNFLAILHSKAADDPILAQHLNVPENRRATYTSPDIQNELICLCAQQIQIEIVQACNDAVCFALIADESTDKSTKEQVSVCLRFVQRGSGSQQFRVREDFLGFVQASRTTGEVLAELLLTSLENHDIEVDKMRSQAYDGAANMSGKHRGVQARIRQRVPSALYVHCRAHCLNLAVMHSSKDPCIRSVMTTVQEVGFAFDYSAKRLNFFVDELAADQDAQEKLKKRTKLRTLCETRWTSRADALSTFKSAYSVVVHALEQLQEDGDDKAGQHLASIMKFDFIIGLVVAEHVMQSTVPLSYLLQAVDCDLLEATRESQTLIRQFQNERADPNVWEALFQSAKDIAAEFEIEPSMPRLAQRQRNRANPPANDPQQYWQRALYFPFLDHLCQELSDRLIVAEERFRAQYLIPSKLNLCTDGMVDLIFAGYSVDLPQGNQSFHNEVRRWKARWQLMDENDKPSTLGETVASTNPDLYKGVYTVLTILLTMPASSATAERSFSVMRRVKTYLRSTMRTERMTGLALMHVYRDVNIDIDQVVSKFAGSKSRRLDFV; translated from the exons ATGTTCAAGCGGATGTTTGAAACCGCGACAGCGACTGCGTGCCCAGAAGCAACCGGCACGGCACCTTCGGAGCATGCAAACAGCATGGACCTAGATCTATCTGCCACAGAATCTGACAGCACCAAACCTGGACAGGCTCAGCCAGTTAAGTCTACCCACAGTGGTCCTTCATATCCTGATATAGCTACTGCGGCAAGTGGAGAACTTGAAGCAAAGTGGAAATGGTCGATATTGAAAGACACATGGACTGACTGCCATATGTTCAACTTTCCCTCAAG AAGCATCCATGGGAAAATGAGAAAGCTGTCATCAAGCTGGTTGACAGACCACCCCTGGCTCAGATACTCGATTTCTACAGATGCCTTATTCTGCGCCCCCTGTTTCGTATTTGGACGGAAAGATGCGAAGGAGAAAACTTTCATCAGTACACCAGTGAAGGATTGGTCCAACCTAGCCAAGTACGTCAAGAGGCACGAATTAGCAGAGTCAAACCATCACAATGTTACAGCTATGGCGGAACATTTTCTTGATATACAATCAGGTAAGATGGAACCCATCACAAGTTCTGTATCGGACAGTCACAGACGCCTAGTGGAGCAGAACCGCCATATTCTCAGGAAAATTATAGAAGTAATCGTCCTTTGTGGTAAGCAAAATATCGCTATCAGAGGTAATACAGAAGAACGAAGCAATTTTTTAGCCATACTGCATTCAAAGGCAGCAGATGACCCTATCCTAGCACAGCATCTAAATGTTCCAGAAAATCGTAGGGCAACATACACATCGCCCGACATACAGAATGAACTGATCTGTTTGTGTGCTCAGCAGATACAGATCGAAATTGTGCAGGCATGCAATGATGCAGTCTGTTTCGCTCTTATAGCCGATGAGTCGACCGACAAGTCAACAAAAGAACAGGTGTCCGTGTGTCTGCGATTTGTCCAACGTGGAAGCGGTTCCCAGCAATTTAGAGTCCGTGAAGATTTTCTTGGATTTGTTCAAGCAAGTAGAACAACTGGCGAGGTACTTGCAGAACTACTCTTGACCTCTCTTGAAAATCATGATATCGAAGTAGATAAGATGCGGTCTCAGGCTTATGATGGTGCCGCAAATATGTCTGGAAAGCACAGGGGCGTACAGGCACGAATTCGTCAACGGGTGCCGTCTGCGCTGTATGTACACTGTAGAGCCCACTGCCTCAACCTAGCAGTTATGCATAGCAGCAAGGACCCATGCATAAGGTCAGTGATGACAACTGTGCAAGAGGTAGGGTTTGCATTTGATTATTCGGCCAAAAGACTAAACTTCTTTGTTGATGAACTTGCTGCTGACCAAGACGCACAGGAAAAGCTGAAGAAACGCACCAAACTGAGAACTCTGTGTGAAACTAGGTGGACTAGCCGAGCCGATGCCCTCTCAACGTTCAAGTCAGCATACAGCGTTGTTGTTCATGCCCTTGAACAGCTACAGGAGGATGGCGATGACAAGGCAGGCCAACACTTGGCGTCGATCATGAAGTTTGACTTCATAATCGGACTGGTCGTTGCTGAGCACGTTATGCAAAGTACAGTTCCGTTGTCTTATCTTCTTCAGGCAGTCGACTGCGATTTGCTTGAGGCAACGCGAGAAAGTCAAACCCTCATCCGTCAGTTTCAAAACGAAAGGGCAGACCCTAATGTCTGGGAAGCATTGTTTCAGAGCGCTAAAGATATTGCAGCAGAATTTGAGATTGAACCTTCAATGCCCCGTCTTGCTCAACGCCAACGAAACCGGGCAAACCCACCGGCCAATGATCCACAACAGTATTGGCAGCGAGCTCTCTACTTCCCTTTCTTGGACCATTTGTGTCAAGAACTTAGCGACAGATTGATTGTGGCCGAGGAAAGATTCCGTGCACAGTACTTGATTCCATCCAAGTTGAACCTTTGCACAGACGGAATGGTGGATCTCATTTTTGCGGGGTATTCGGTGGACCTACCTCAGGGAAACCAGTCATTCCATAACGAGGTTAGGCGGTGGAAGGCTAGATGGCAATTGATGGATGAAAATGACAAACCAAGCACATTGGGTGAAACTGTAGCATCAACCAATCCGGATCTTTACAAGGGAGTTTATACAGTACTCACCATTCTTCTGACCATGCCGGCATCATCTGCTACTGCTGAACGGAGCTTTAGCGTTATGCGCAGGGTGAAAACCTACCTGAGGTCGACGATGCGGACAGAGCGCATGACAGGACTTGCCCTGATGCACGTATATCGGGAtgttaacattgacattgaccaGGTAGTGTCTAAATTCGCTGGAAGCAAAAGCCGAAGGCTTGACTTTGTTTAA